The Streptomyces sp. Je 1-332 genome has a window encoding:
- a CDS encoding cystathionine gamma-lyase, with protein MTDSAAIAAGSGAGTGMGDGTRAVRAGLPEPVKHEPTLPGPVFAAHFHLPGDPTGPYTYGRDSNPTWTLLEQAIGELEAPEAAGDAAAATDVETLVFASGMAAISAVLFSQLRAGDAVVLPDDGYQALPLVREQLTAYGIEVRTAPTGGDAQLDVLDGAKLLWIETPSNPGLDVCDVRRLADAAHARGALVAVDNTLATPLGQRPLELGADFSVASGTKMLTGHGDILLGYIACRDAELTDSVRRWRKIVGAIPGPMEAWLAHRSLATLQLRAERQNANALALAEALRARGEVTGLRYPGLSDDPSYKIASQQMRRFGCVVSFTLPSRVRADRFLDALRLVDDATSFGGVRSTAERRGRWGGDAVAEGFIRLSAGSEDPDDLVADVLRALDESAS; from the coding sequence ATGACGGACTCCGCAGCGATAGCCGCAGGTAGCGGCGCAGGCACCGGGATGGGCGACGGCACGAGAGCGGTGCGGGCCGGGCTGCCCGAGCCGGTGAAGCACGAGCCGACCCTGCCGGGCCCGGTGTTCGCCGCGCACTTCCACCTGCCGGGCGATCCCACAGGCCCGTACACCTACGGGCGGGACTCCAACCCGACGTGGACGCTTCTCGAACAGGCCATCGGCGAGCTCGAGGCACCGGAAGCGGCCGGTGACGCGGCCGCCGCTACGGACGTCGAGACCCTGGTCTTCGCCTCCGGCATGGCCGCGATCTCGGCGGTGCTCTTCTCGCAGTTGCGCGCCGGTGACGCGGTGGTCCTGCCGGACGACGGTTATCAGGCGCTGCCGCTGGTCAGGGAGCAGCTCACCGCGTACGGCATCGAGGTGCGCACCGCCCCGACCGGCGGCGACGCCCAGCTCGACGTCCTGGACGGCGCCAAGCTGCTGTGGATCGAGACACCGTCGAACCCGGGCCTCGACGTGTGCGACGTGCGGCGCCTCGCCGACGCTGCACACGCGCGTGGAGCCCTCGTCGCGGTCGACAACACCCTGGCCACGCCGCTCGGCCAGCGCCCCCTCGAACTCGGCGCGGACTTCTCCGTGGCCAGCGGCACCAAGATGCTCACCGGCCACGGCGACATCCTCCTCGGTTACATCGCCTGCCGCGACGCCGAGTTGACCGACTCCGTGCGGCGCTGGCGCAAGATCGTCGGGGCCATCCCGGGGCCGATGGAGGCCTGGCTCGCGCATCGCTCGCTCGCCACGCTCCAACTGCGCGCCGAGCGCCAGAACGCCAACGCCCTGGCCCTGGCCGAGGCGCTGCGCGCCCGCGGCGAGGTGACCGGGCTCCGCTATCCGGGGCTGTCCGACGACCCGTCGTACAAGATCGCCTCACAGCAGATGCGGCGCTTCGGATGCGTCGTCTCCTTCACGCTGCCCTCACGCGTGCGCGCCGACCGTTTCCTCGACGCCCTGCGTCTGGTGGACGACGCGACGAGCTTCGGCGGCGTGCGTTCCACCGCCGAGCGGCGTGGCCGCTGGGGTGGGGACGCCGTCGCGGAGGGCTTCATCCGGCTTTCCGCCGGGTCCGAGGACCCGGACGACCTGGTCGCGGACGTGCTGCGCGCGCTGGACGAGTCGGCGTCGTAA
- a CDS encoding phage holin family protein, with amino-acid sequence MKNFVVKTIANAAALAVAVWLLDKITLTGDNTGKKTLTLIVVALLFGLVNFLVKPVVKVLTFPLFILTLGLITLVVNALMLLLTSWLADKLDVSFHVEGFWTAVLGGLIISIVSWAMNVILPDDKD; translated from the coding sequence ATGAAGAATTTCGTAGTCAAGACGATCGCCAACGCGGCGGCCCTGGCCGTCGCCGTGTGGCTCCTCGACAAGATCACGCTGACCGGCGACAACACGGGCAAGAAGACGCTCACGCTGATCGTCGTCGCGCTGCTCTTCGGCTTGGTGAACTTCCTGGTCAAGCCGGTCGTGAAGGTACTCACCTTCCCGCTGTTCATCCTGACCCTCGGCCTGATCACGCTGGTGGTCAACGCCCTGATGCTGCTGCTCACGTCGTGGCTGGCCGACAAGCTCGACGTGAGTTTCCACGTCGAGGGGTTCTGGACCGCCGTCCTGGGCGGCCTGATCATCTCGATCGTGTCCTGGGCGATGAACGTCATCCTGCCCGACGACAAGGACTGA
- a CDS encoding LysR family transcriptional regulator has protein sequence MDLALLRTFVTVHRAGSFTRAAALLGLSQPAVTSQIRTLERQLGRPLFLRQARGVTPTTMGDELAHKAAPHLDALVEIAETGLEEDSSVRTLHLAGPPEFTAARALPALTTLTGQDGQSFALRASFGNAEEVLEGLSAGHHDLAITTARPRGALLTAKPLCDEEHVLVASPRWAAHIGPGKLRRKGASVLESLPVVEVHESLPLVARYWAAVFDARPAASGAVIVPDLRAVLACVAAGAGLAVLPRYLCAPALKSGEVVALLDPAVPPLRTYFLVVRTGTLAMPHIARAHEWLLHAAADWA, from the coding sequence GTGGATCTGGCCCTGCTGCGCACGTTTGTGACCGTGCATCGGGCCGGTTCCTTCACGCGTGCGGCAGCCCTGCTCGGCCTCTCCCAGCCCGCCGTCACCTCACAGATACGGACCCTCGAGCGGCAGCTCGGCCGCCCCTTGTTCCTGCGCCAGGCGCGCGGCGTGACCCCCACGACCATGGGGGACGAGCTCGCCCACAAGGCCGCGCCGCATCTCGACGCCCTGGTGGAGATCGCCGAGACGGGGCTCGAAGAGGACTCTTCGGTACGCACGCTCCACCTTGCGGGGCCACCGGAATTCACCGCGGCCCGCGCATTGCCCGCTCTCACCACGCTGACCGGGCAGGACGGGCAGAGCTTCGCGCTGCGCGCCTCGTTCGGCAACGCGGAGGAGGTGCTCGAAGGCCTCTCCGCCGGGCACCACGACCTGGCCATCACCACCGCAAGGCCCCGGGGCGCGCTGCTCACCGCGAAGCCCCTCTGCGACGAGGAGCACGTCCTGGTCGCCAGTCCGCGCTGGGCGGCCCACATCGGCCCCGGCAAGCTGCGCCGCAAGGGCGCGTCCGTCCTGGAGAGTCTGCCCGTGGTGGAGGTGCACGAGTCGCTGCCGCTGGTTGCCCGGTACTGGGCCGCTGTCTTCGACGCCCGTCCGGCCGCATCCGGCGCCGTCATTGTGCCGGACCTGCGGGCGGTGCTCGCCTGTGTCGCCGCCGGGGCGGGGCTCGCCGTGCTGCCGCGCTACCTCTGTGCGCCCGCCTTGAAGAGTGGCGAGGTCGTGGCCCTGCTGGACCCGGCGGTGCCGCCTCTGCGCACCTATTTCCTCGTCGTACGCACCGGCACGCTCGCGATGCCGCACATCGCGCGAGCGCACGAGTGGCTGCTGCATGCTGCCGCTGACTGGGCTTGA
- a CDS encoding heme-binding protein — MSTTTPAVAPLTTQDAEALVTAAGRAAEAADVTVSVTVLDAGGHLLAFRRDDRAVLISGETSTRKAYTALQLNAPTADLVDLVKPDGPFHTLPTALDRPLLFIAGGVPVHRDGRLIGSVGVGGGAPEQDHGFATAAVEALA, encoded by the coding sequence ATGAGCACCACCACCCCCGCCGTCGCCCCGCTGACCACGCAGGACGCCGAGGCGCTCGTCACCGCGGCCGGCCGTGCGGCCGAGGCGGCCGATGTCACGGTCAGTGTCACCGTCCTCGACGCGGGCGGCCATCTGCTCGCCTTCCGGCGCGACGACCGGGCTGTGCTGATCTCCGGCGAGACCAGCACCCGTAAGGCGTACACGGCGCTTCAGCTCAACGCCCCCACCGCCGACCTCGTCGACCTGGTCAAGCCCGACGGGCCCTTCCACACCCTGCCCACCGCTCTCGACCGGCCGCTGCTCTTCATCGCCGGTGGTGTGCCCGTCCACCGGGACGGCCGCCTGATCGGCTCCGTCGGTGTCGGTGGCGGAGCACCCGAACAGGACCACGGGTTCGCCACGGCGGCCGTGGAGGCCCTCGCGTAG
- a CDS encoding DUF2269 domain-containing protein yields the protein MKLRRPARRATLVVHVIAAAGWLGLTLGLLALAFAAITTDSASVTEAAARSMKLFADWLVLPLALLTLLSGLLLSLGTPWGLARHRWVYTKFWLTLATTAASAFALRPGINDTVATVSAGAPVTDPTGLIAGPIVSLSAYLFMMVISVLKPWGLTGRGQKQRNQKNRASAHKPVDAKVMRQTA from the coding sequence GTGAAACTACGCCGCCCCGCTCGCCGGGCCACCCTCGTCGTCCATGTCATCGCCGCCGCAGGCTGGCTCGGGCTCACGCTCGGCCTGCTCGCGCTTGCGTTCGCGGCCATCACCACCGATTCCGCCTCGGTCACCGAGGCCGCCGCTCGCTCCATGAAGCTCTTCGCGGACTGGCTGGTACTGCCGCTCGCGCTGCTCACCCTGCTGAGCGGCCTGCTGCTGTCCCTCGGGACTCCCTGGGGGCTCGCCAGGCATCGCTGGGTCTACACGAAGTTCTGGCTGACCCTCGCCACGACCGCCGCGTCGGCGTTCGCCCTGCGTCCGGGCATCAACGACACGGTCGCCACCGTGTCCGCCGGCGCCCCGGTGACGGATCCCACCGGCCTGATCGCCGGGCCCATCGTCTCCCTGAGCGCCTATCTCTTCATGATGGTCATCTCGGTGCTCAAGCCCTGGGGCCTGACCGGCCGTGGCCAGAAGCAACGCAACCAAAAGAACCGTGCCTCTGCCCACAAACCGGTGGACGCCAAGGTCATGCGTCAGACAGCCTGA
- a CDS encoding low molecular weight protein-tyrosine-phosphatase codes for MALPTAFSVCFVCTGNICRSPMAASVFRARVDEAGLGGLVRVDSAGTDGWHEGDGADPRTVSVLEAAGYESGHVARRFQVSWFSRLDLVIALDSGHHRTLRRLAPTPDDADKVRLLRSYDPVAVSLGDLDVPDPYYGDDEGFDACLRMVEAASDGLLGAVREAREGRAA; via the coding sequence ATGGCCCTCCCCACCGCCTTCTCCGTGTGCTTCGTCTGCACCGGCAACATCTGCCGGTCCCCGATGGCCGCGTCCGTCTTCCGCGCCCGGGTCGACGAGGCCGGACTCGGCGGCCTCGTCCGCGTGGACAGCGCGGGCACCGACGGCTGGCACGAAGGGGACGGCGCCGATCCGCGCACCGTCTCCGTCCTGGAGGCAGCCGGTTACGAGAGCGGTCATGTGGCGCGCCGTTTCCAGGTCTCCTGGTTCTCCCGGCTCGACCTGGTGATCGCCCTGGATTCCGGGCACCACCGCACCCTGCGCCGCCTCGCGCCCACCCCGGACGACGCGGACAAGGTACGGCTGCTGCGCTCGTATGACCCCGTGGCCGTGAGCCTCGGCGACCTGGACGTCCCCGACCCGTACTACGGGGACGACGAGGGGTTCGACGCGTGCCTGAGAATGGTGGAGGCGGCGAGCGACGGTCTGCTCGGCGCCGTACGCGAAGCAAGGGAAGGGCGGGCGGCATGA
- a CDS encoding cupin domain-containing protein: protein MKAFRLDELETERAANDGAYLQFLRERNMSVGLYALDAGESDPQQPHQQDEVYMIVSGRASITVGMETTQVARGSVVYVPAGVAHKFHHISEDLRVLVVFSPPEG from the coding sequence ATGAAGGCATTCCGGCTGGACGAACTGGAGACCGAGCGGGCCGCGAACGACGGTGCGTATCTGCAGTTTCTGCGCGAGCGGAACATGTCGGTCGGGTTGTACGCGCTCGATGCCGGGGAGTCCGATCCGCAACAGCCTCACCAGCAGGACGAGGTGTACATGATCGTCAGCGGCCGGGCGTCGATCACCGTCGGCATGGAAACCACCCAAGTCGCGCGCGGCAGCGTGGTGTACGTGCCGGCCGGGGTGGCCCACAAGTTCCACCACATCAGCGAGGACCTGCGGGTGCTCGTCGTCTTCTCGCCGCCGGAGGGCTGA
- a CDS encoding MFS transporter produces the protein MPLALLALAIGAFGIGTTEFVIMGLLPEVAGDFGVSIPTAGLLVTGYALGVVLGAPLMTVLGTRISRKRMLMLLMGLFIAGNLLSAVAPVFGVMLAGRVVASLAHGAFFGIGSVVAAELVAPEKKAGAIAMMFTGLTVANVVGVPLGTLVGQTLGWRITFAVVAGLGVIGLAGIAKLVPDLPKPEGVRLRHELAAFRNVQVLLAMAMTILGFGGVFAAVTYLAPMMTDVAGYADSSVTWLLVLFGLGMVAGNLIGGKFADRALMPLLYISLSALAVVLALFTLTAHNKIAAAVTIALIGALGFATVPPLQKRVLDQASGAPTLASAMNIGAFNLGNALSAWLGGLVISAGLGYTAPNWVGAALAASALLLAVVSATLERRTTAPSRVVAGVAPVEQATPVHH, from the coding sequence ATGCCTCTCGCGCTATTGGCCCTCGCGATCGGGGCCTTCGGAATCGGGACCACAGAGTTCGTGATCATGGGACTCCTCCCTGAGGTCGCGGGTGACTTCGGCGTCTCCATCCCCACGGCCGGTCTGCTCGTGACCGGTTACGCACTCGGCGTCGTGCTCGGCGCTCCCCTGATGACGGTCCTGGGCACCCGTATCTCGCGCAAGCGGATGCTGATGCTGCTCATGGGCCTGTTCATCGCGGGCAATCTGCTCTCCGCCGTGGCCCCGGTCTTCGGCGTCATGCTGGCGGGACGAGTCGTCGCCTCGCTCGCCCACGGTGCCTTCTTCGGCATCGGCTCGGTCGTCGCGGCCGAACTGGTCGCGCCGGAGAAGAAGGCCGGAGCCATCGCCATGATGTTCACGGGCCTGACCGTGGCCAACGTGGTCGGTGTCCCCCTCGGCACGCTCGTCGGGCAGACCCTCGGCTGGCGCATCACCTTCGCCGTCGTCGCGGGGCTCGGCGTCATCGGTCTGGCCGGTATCGCCAAGCTCGTTCCCGACCTGCCCAAGCCCGAGGGCGTCAGGCTGCGCCACGAGCTGGCCGCATTCCGCAATGTCCAGGTGCTGCTGGCCATGGCGATGACGATCCTCGGCTTCGGCGGAGTCTTCGCGGCTGTCACCTACCTCGCGCCGATGATGACGGACGTCGCCGGATACGCGGATTCCTCGGTGACCTGGCTTCTCGTCCTCTTCGGCCTCGGCATGGTCGCGGGCAACCTGATCGGCGGAAAGTTCGCGGACCGAGCCCTGATGCCGCTGCTCTACATCTCGCTGAGCGCGCTGGCCGTCGTGCTCGCCCTCTTCACCCTCACCGCGCACAACAAGATCGCGGCAGCTGTGACCATCGCCCTGATCGGCGCGCTGGGCTTCGCCACCGTGCCGCCCCTGCAGAAGAGGGTGCTGGACCAGGCCTCCGGCGCGCCCACGCTCGCCTCGGCCATGAACATCGGCGCCTTCAACCTCGGCAACGCGCTCTCGGCCTGGCTCGGCGGCCTCGTGATCTCCGCGGGCCTCGGCTATACCGCCCCGAACTGGGTGGGCGCGGCACTCGCGGCCTCCGCGCTCCTGCTGGCCGTGGTCTCGGCCACGCTCGAGCGCCGCACGACCGCTCCCAGCCGGGTCGTCGCTGGCGTGGCCCCCGTCGAGCAGGCGACGCCCGTCCACCACTGA
- a CDS encoding GNAT family N-acetyltransferase, translating into MSTPTLSALPIRRLTLRDLNACADLSQDRGWPREDHKWGLLLSAGTGYGIDDPDGNGLIAACVVTEYGPYESPGLGAIGMVLVAERHTRQGLGRRLMHFVVEGAGTTPLTLHATPTGRPLYEQLGFKTTGSAEMVRGRFISGGTLPDVATRPATAEDLPAIIRLDTEVFGLDRTHVLTRLPAFVDQLRVAETDGTITGYAGAWPNMETHVIGPLIARDTETAKALIASLAAGSDRPLRTDIDVRHEELLAWVKERGLAPIAFNAVMTYGIPELPGDWTRRFAPLTVAAG; encoded by the coding sequence GTGTCGACACCTACCCTTTCCGCTCTGCCCATCCGCCGGCTGACCCTCCGCGATCTCAACGCCTGCGCCGACCTGTCGCAGGATCGAGGCTGGCCACGCGAGGACCACAAGTGGGGGCTACTGCTCTCGGCCGGTACGGGCTACGGCATCGACGACCCGGACGGCAACGGCCTCATCGCCGCCTGCGTGGTGACCGAGTACGGCCCGTATGAAAGCCCCGGCCTCGGAGCGATCGGAATGGTCCTCGTCGCTGAGCGGCACACCCGCCAGGGCCTGGGCCGCCGCCTCATGCACTTCGTCGTCGAGGGTGCGGGCACCACACCGCTCACCCTTCACGCGACGCCCACCGGCCGCCCCCTCTACGAGCAGCTCGGATTCAAGACCACGGGCAGCGCCGAGATGGTCCGCGGCCGGTTCATCTCCGGTGGCACCTTGCCGGATGTCGCCACCCGGCCCGCGACCGCGGAGGACCTGCCCGCGATCATCCGGCTCGACACCGAGGTCTTCGGCCTCGACCGTACGCACGTCCTCACCCGGCTTCCCGCCTTCGTCGACCAGCTGCGGGTCGCGGAGACGGACGGCACGATCACCGGCTACGCGGGGGCCTGGCCGAACATGGAGACCCATGTCATCGGCCCCCTGATCGCCCGGGACACGGAGACGGCGAAGGCCCTGATCGCCTCGCTCGCCGCCGGCTCGGACCGGCCGCTGCGCACAGACATCGACGTACGTCACGAAGAGCTGCTCGCCTGGGTGAAGGAGCGCGGCCTCGCGCCGATCGCCTTCAATGCCGTGATGACGTACGGCATCCCCGAGCTGCCCGGCGACTGGACCCGTCGCTTCGCGCCGCTGACGGTCGCGGCCGGCTGA
- a CDS encoding globin domain-containing protein, which produces MDAPTTTSAGNGTSGDSGGGGGWFTPRKAPKPSESGEQPTPPEGGEPEVTEGRRVSAIRPVGRPGAAAPAQEARHVPEPERAAEERIPAGRTAAAAAIAPAPSPAPAQAAPQSAPQAPPHQHASQAAPRSAPHAAPAARPEPRSEGMPEPRTSSPSGSPDAIRVQRTMAEIAPVSDKVTSYFYALLFTRHPDLRPLFPAAMDTQRDRLLKALLTAAEHIDHADVLAAYLKNLGRGHRKYGTRPEHYPAVGECLIGSLSRYASAIWDEETEAAWVRTYTTISQIMIDAAAADELRAPAWWFAEVVSHDLRTPDIAVVTVRPDQPYPFLAGQYTSLETPWWPRIWRHYSFASAPRSDGLLSFHVKAVPAGWVSNALVHHARPGDVLRLGAPAGSMTVDHTTDSGLLCLGGGTGIAPIKALVEDVAEHGERRPVEVFYGARTDHDLYDIDTMLRLQQSHPWLSVRPVVDGHAQFPDAVREYGPWNEYDAYLSGPPGMIRSGVDALRDVGIPAGRIRHDSVEELVSVGD; this is translated from the coding sequence ATGGACGCTCCGACCACCACGTCGGCGGGCAACGGTACTTCCGGCGACAGCGGCGGTGGAGGCGGCTGGTTCACCCCACGGAAGGCGCCGAAGCCGTCGGAGAGCGGCGAGCAGCCGACACCCCCCGAGGGCGGTGAGCCCGAGGTGACCGAGGGACGCCGGGTGTCGGCCATACGTCCGGTGGGCAGGCCCGGCGCGGCTGCGCCCGCACAGGAGGCACGGCACGTGCCCGAGCCGGAACGCGCGGCCGAGGAACGAATACCGGCAGGCCGGACAGCCGCCGCAGCAGCCATAGCACCGGCACCATCGCCGGCGCCCGCTCAGGCCGCGCCGCAGAGCGCACCCCAGGCCCCGCCGCACCAGCACGCGTCACAGGCCGCGCCCCGGAGCGCACCTCACGCCGCCCCCGCAGCACGCCCCGAGCCGCGCTCCGAGGGCATGCCGGAACCGCGGACGTCGTCCCCCTCGGGCTCCCCCGACGCGATACGCGTCCAGCGCACGATGGCTGAGATAGCCCCCGTCTCCGACAAGGTGACGTCGTATTTCTACGCGCTGCTCTTCACCCGGCACCCCGACCTGCGCCCCCTGTTCCCCGCCGCGATGGACACCCAGCGCGACCGGCTGCTGAAGGCGCTGCTGACCGCGGCCGAGCACATCGACCACGCCGACGTGCTCGCCGCGTATCTGAAGAACCTCGGCCGCGGACACCGCAAGTACGGCACCCGGCCCGAGCACTACCCGGCCGTCGGCGAGTGCCTGATCGGCTCGCTCAGCCGCTACGCGAGCGCGATCTGGGACGAGGAGACCGAGGCCGCCTGGGTCCGGACGTACACGACGATCTCCCAGATCATGATCGACGCGGCTGCCGCCGATGAACTGCGTGCCCCGGCCTGGTGGTTCGCCGAGGTGGTCTCGCACGACCTCAGGACGCCCGACATCGCTGTTGTCACCGTCCGCCCCGACCAGCCCTACCCCTTCCTGGCAGGCCAGTACACGAGCCTGGAGACGCCCTGGTGGCCGCGGATCTGGCGGCACTACTCGTTCGCGTCGGCGCCGCGCTCCGACGGGCTGCTCTCGTTCCACGTGAAGGCCGTCCCCGCGGGCTGGGTCTCCAACGCGCTGGTGCATCACGCACGCCCCGGTGACGTCCTGCGCCTCGGCGCGCCCGCCGGTTCGATGACCGTCGACCACACCACCGACAGCGGCTTGCTCTGTCTGGGCGGTGGCACCGGAATAGCCCCGATCAAGGCGCTCGTCGAGGACGTGGCCGAGCACGGCGAACGGCGGCCGGTCGAGGTCTTCTACGGCGCCCGCACCGACCACGACCTGTACGACATCGACACGATGCTGCGGCTCCAGCAGTCCCACCCCTGGCTCTCGGTCCGCCCGGTCGTCGACGGCCACGCTCAATTCCCGGACGCCGTGCGCGAGTACGGCCCCTGGAACGAGTACGACGCCTATCTCTCGGGCCCGCCCGGCATGATCCGCAGTGGGGTGGACGCGCTGCGGGACGTCGGTATCCCGGCAGGACGCATCCGCCACGACTCCGTGGAGGAACTGGTCTCCGTGGGCGACTAG
- a CDS encoding NUDIX hydrolase, producing the protein MTVRPVVKRTARAVLLDGDDLILIKRTKPGVDPYWLTPGGGVEPEDTTVVDALHREVHEELGAKISDVVPCFVDTVEHIGEDGGATGVKVQHFFVCRLESMDLSLRHGPEIEEPCGEYEIVHVPFTRVGIASVHLVPLSLRHYLDGNIEGVRAMHAPDLG; encoded by the coding sequence ATGACCGTCCGACCCGTGGTCAAGCGCACCGCACGCGCCGTCCTGCTCGATGGCGACGACCTGATTCTGATCAAGCGGACCAAGCCCGGCGTCGATCCGTACTGGCTCACCCCTGGTGGTGGCGTGGAGCCGGAGGACACGACCGTCGTCGACGCCCTCCACCGTGAGGTGCACGAAGAGCTCGGCGCCAAGATCTCCGATGTGGTGCCCTGCTTCGTGGACACCGTCGAGCACATCGGCGAGGACGGAGGCGCGACCGGCGTCAAAGTCCAGCACTTCTTCGTCTGCCGGCTGGAGTCCATGGACCTCTCCCTGCGGCACGGCCCGGAGATCGAAGAGCCGTGCGGCGAGTACGAGATCGTCCACGTGCCCTTCACCCGGGTCGGGATCGCCTCGGTCCACCTCGTACCGCTGTCCCTGCGGCACTACCTGGACGGCAACATCGAGGGCGTACGCGCGATGCACGCCCCCGATCTCGGCTAG
- a CDS encoding MarR family transcriptional regulator, with product MTATDPALTALAQGWCALSLLHGKIETHIERALQAHHDLSVREYSLLDVLSRQHDGEGGHLQMKQVADAVVLSQSATTRLVTRLEDRGLLSRYLCPTDRRGIYTDVSDSGAALLAEARPTNDAALREALDEAALNPELAPLVRAVEAVRVPA from the coding sequence ATGACAGCGACAGACCCCGCACTGACAGCCCTTGCGCAGGGCTGGTGCGCGCTCTCCCTGCTCCACGGGAAGATCGAGACCCACATCGAGCGCGCCCTGCAGGCACACCACGACCTGAGCGTGCGCGAGTACTCCCTGCTGGATGTCCTCAGCCGCCAGCACGACGGGGAGGGTGGCCATCTGCAGATGAAGCAGGTCGCCGACGCCGTCGTACTCAGCCAGAGCGCCACCACGCGCCTGGTCACCCGGCTCGAGGACCGCGGGCTCCTGTCCCGCTACCTGTGCCCGACCGACCGCCGGGGCATCTATACGGACGTCAGCGACTCGGGCGCCGCACTCCTCGCCGAGGCACGCCCCACCAATGACGCCGCGCTGCGCGAGGCGCTCGACGAGGCGGCGCTGAACCCGGAGCTGGCGCCGCTGGTCAGGGCCGTGGAAGCGGTCCGGGTACCGGCGTAG
- a CDS encoding GNAT family N-acetyltransferase, with amino-acid sequence MGDLEIRPAVADDIPAIVEMLADDPLGSTRESPDDLTPYLAALERLDADPNQQQVVAVREGRVIGTLQLTIVPGLSRKGALRSIIEGVRVHADERGSGLGTRFIEWAVDESRRQGCQLVQLTSDATRTDARRFYERLGFTASHVGFKLQL; translated from the coding sequence ATGGGAGATCTTGAGATACGCCCGGCGGTCGCCGACGACATCCCCGCCATCGTGGAGATGCTCGCCGACGACCCCCTGGGCAGCACACGCGAGTCACCGGACGACCTCACTCCGTACCTCGCCGCGCTCGAACGCCTCGACGCGGACCCGAACCAGCAACAGGTCGTCGCCGTGCGCGAGGGACGCGTCATCGGCACACTGCAGCTCACGATCGTTCCGGGCCTGTCCCGGAAGGGAGCGCTTCGGTCGATCATCGAGGGTGTACGCGTCCACGCCGACGAGCGCGGCAGTGGTCTCGGCACCCGCTTCATCGAGTGGGCCGTCGATGAGTCCCGGCGCCAGGGCTGCCAGTTGGTGCAGCTGACCTCCGACGCCACCCGCACCGATGCCCGCCGCTTCTACGAGCGGCTCGGGTTCACGGCATCGCACGTGGGCTTCAAGCTTCAGCTCTGA